From one Gracilinanus agilis isolate LMUSP501 chromosome 5, AgileGrace, whole genome shotgun sequence genomic stretch:
- the MARS1 gene encoding methionine--tRNA ligase, cytoplasmic isoform X2, protein MRLFVSEGAPGNLPVLAAAGRAGARGELLISTVGPEEHVVPFLTWPKLPVLKLDSGHYLFSTSAICRYFFLLCGWEQDDLTNQWLEWEATELQPVLSIALYNLVVQGKKGEDVLSPVRRALIHIDHSLSRRSCPFLAGDSESLADIVLWGALYPLLQDPTYLPDELAALQSWFRTLSVQEPCQQAVESVLKKQGALALRTYLQKQPQPIVPLERPVSNEPEEDELSAHTLSEEEIAMAVTAWEEGLEALPPVRPRQNPVLPVAGERNVLITSALPYVNNVPHLGNIIGCVLSADVFARYSRLRQWNTLYLCGTDEYGTATETKAMEEGLTPQQICDKYHAIHTNIYHWFNISFDFFGRTTTPHQTKITQDIFQRLLSRGFLFKDTVEQLRCERCSRFLADRFVEGVCPFCGYEEARGDQCDKCGKLINAIELKKPQCKICRESPVVKSSQHLFLDLPKLENRLEEWLGRTLAGSDWTPNARFITRSWLRDGLKPRCITRDLKWGTPVPLEGFQDKVFYVWFDATIGYLSITANYTDQWEKWWKNPEQVELYQFMAKDNVPFHSVVFPCSALGAEDNYTLVSHLIATEYLNYEDGKFSKSRGVGVFGDMAQNTGIPSDIWRFYLLFVRPESQDSSFSWTDLMLKNNSELLNNLGNFVNRAGMFVCKFFGGCVPKMMLTPDDQRLLAHVTLELRQYHQLLEKVRIRDALRCILNISRHGNQYIQVNEPWKRIKGSEADRHRAGTVTGVAVNMAALLSIMMQPYMPTVSTTIQTQLQLPPAVCALLPTDFPCLLPAGHQIGIVSPLFQKLENDQIESLRKRFGGGQAKVSKAEAPTELADPEQIKLLTDAVTKQGNFVRELKAQKADKAQVAAEVAKLLELKQNLALAEGKPLDPPKGKKKK, encoded by the exons ATGCGGCTTTTCGTGAGCGAAGGCGCCCCGGGGAACCTGCCGGTCCTGGCTGCGGCCGGGCGGGCTGGGGCCAGAGGCGAGCTGCTTATCAGCACCGTGGGCCCCGAAG AACATGTAGTCCCATTCTTGACTTGGCCTAAACTTCCAGTCCTGAAACTAGACAGTGGCCACTATCTCTTTTCTACTAGTGCAATTTGCAG gtatttttttctgttatgtgGTTGGGAGCAAGATGATCTCACTAATCAGTGGCTGGAATGGGAGGCAACAGAGCTACAG CCCGTTCTTTCAATTGCCCTCTACAACTTAGTGGtccaaggaaagaagggagaggatgTCCTTTCTCCTGTCCGAAGGGCATTAATCCACATTGACCACAGCCTGAGTCGACGAAGCTGCCCTTTCCTGGCTGGG GATTCAGAGTCTTTGGCTGACATTGTTCTGTGGGGAGCACTGTATCCTTTACTCCAAGATCCAACTTACCTTCCTG ATGAACTTGCTGCTTTACAGAGCTGGTTCCGGACCCTGAGTGTCCAGGAACCATGCCAGCAGGCTGTTGAATCTGTCCTGAAGAAGCAGGGGGCCTTGGCTCTCCGAACGTATTTGCAGAAACAGCCACAGCCCATTGTTCCCTTAGAGAGGCCTGTCAGCAATGAACCTGAG GAGGATGAGCTGTCTGCCCATACCCTTTCTGAGGAGGAAATTGCCATGGCTGTAACTGCGTGGGAGGAAGGACTGGAGGCTCTGCCTCCCGTTAGACCACGGCAGAATCCAGT GTTGCCGGTGGCTGGAGAAAGGAACGTGCTCATTACCAGCGCCCTTCCCTACGTCAACAATGTCCCACATCTTGGCAACATCATTGGTTGTGTCCTGAGTGCTGATGTCTTTGCCAG GTACTCTCGACTTCGCCAGTGGAATACATTGTACTTGTGTGGGACAGATGAGTATGGGACAGCGACAGAAACCAAAGCCATGGAGGAGGGCCTCACACCACAGCAGATCTGTGACAAGTACCACGCCATCCATACTAACATCTACCATTGGTTTAACATCTCCTTTGACTTCTTTGGTCGGACCACCACTCCGCATCAGACCAA GATCACCCAAGACATCTTTCAGAGGCTGCTGTCACGGGGcttcttgttcaaggacacagtGGAGCAGCTTCGGTGTGAGCGGTGCTCCCGATTCCTGGCTGACCGATTCGTGGAGGGTGTGTGCCCATTCTGTGGCTACGAGGAAGCCCGAGGCGATCAATGTGACAAATGTGGCAAGCTCATCAATGCCATCGAGCTCAAG AAACCTCAGTGTAAGATTTGCCGGGAATCCCCCGTGGTGAAATCTTCCCAACATTTGTTCCTGGACCTGCCCAAG CTGGAGAACCGCCTGGAGGAGTGGTTGGGGAGGACTCTAGCTGGCAGTGACTGGACGCCCAATGCTCGATTCATCACCCGCTCCTGGCTCCGGGATGGACTCAAACCACGATGTATAACTCGTGACCTCAAATGGGGTACCCCTGTGCCCTTAGAGGGCTTCCAGGACAAG GTATTTTATGTTTGGTTCGACGCCACAATTGGCTATCTGTCCATCACAGCTAACTATACTGACCAGTGGGAAAAATGGTGGAAGAATCCGGAACAG GTGGAACTCTACCAGTTCATGGCCAAAGACAACGTCCCCTTCCACAGTGTTGTCTTCCCTTGCTCAGCCCTGGGAGCTGAAGACAACTATACCTTGGTCAGCCACCTCATTGCCACAG AATACCTGAACTATGAGGATGGAAAGTTTTCTAAGAGCCGAGGTGTGGGGGTGTTTGGGGACATGGCTCAGAACACAGGCATTCCATCTGACATCTGGCGCTTTTACCTGCTCTTTGTTCGACCTGAAAGCCAGGACAGCTCGTTCTCCTGGACTGACCTGATGCTCAAGAATAATTCTGAACTGCTCAATAATCTGGGTAACTTTGTCAACAG AGCTGGGATGTTTGTGTGTAAGTTTTTTGGGGGCTGTGTGCCTAAGATGATGCTGACTCCGGATGACCAGCGACTGCTTGCCCATGTCACGTTGGAGTTACGACAGTACCACCAACTGTTGGAGAAGGTCCG GATTAGAGATGCCCTTCGCTGTATCCTTAACATCTCTCGGCATGGTAACCAGTACATTCAGGTGAATGAACCCTGGAAGAGAATCAAGGGCAGCGAGGCTGACAG gcATCGTGCTGGCACAGTGACAGGCGTGGCAGTGAACATGGCGGCCCTGCTCTCCATCATGATGCAGCCCTACATGCCTACAGTCAGCACAACTATCCAGACCCAGCTGCAGCTCCCACCTGCAGTCTGTGCTCTCTTGCCTACCGACTTCCCATGCCTCCTGCCTGCTGGGCACCAGATTGGCATA GTTAGTCCGTTGTTCCAGAAGCTGgaaaatgaccaaattgaaaGCCTGAGAAAGCGCTTTGGAGGGGGCCAG GCTaaagtttccaaggcagaagcccCCACTGAACTAGCAGATCCTGAGCAGATCAAGCTCCTCACTGATGCTGTGACAAAACAG GGCAACTTTGTCCGAGAATTGAAGGCCCAGAAGGCTGACAAAGCCCAGGTGGCTGCTGAGGTGGCTAAACTTTTGGAGCTCAAGCAAAACCTGGCACTGGCCGAAGGGAAGCCTCTCGACCCTCCAAAGggcaagaagaagaaatga
- the MARS1 gene encoding methionine--tRNA ligase, cytoplasmic isoform X1: MRLFVSEGAPGNLPVLAAAGRAGARGELLISTVGPEEHVVPFLTWPKLPVLKLDSGHYLFSTSAICRYFFLLCGWEQDDLTNQWLEWEATELQPVLSIALYNLVVQGKKGEDVLSPVRRALIHIDHSLSRRSCPFLAGDSESLADIVLWGALYPLLQDPTYLPDELAALQSWFRTLSVQEPCQQAVESVLKKQGALALRTYLQKQPQPIVPLERPVSNEPEEDELSAHTLSEEEIAMAVTAWEEGLEALPPVRPRQNPVLPVAGERNVLITSALPYVNNVPHLGNIIGCVLSADVFARYSRLRQWNTLYLCGTDEYGTATETKAMEEGLTPQQICDKYHAIHTNIYHWFNISFDFFGRTTTPHQTKITQDIFQRLLSRGFLFKDTVEQLRCERCSRFLADRFVEGVCPFCGYEEARGDQCDKCGKLINAIELKKPQCKICRESPVVKSSQHLFLDLPKLENRLEEWLGRTLAGSDWTPNARFITRSWLRDGLKPRCITRDLKWGTPVPLEGFQDKVFYVWFDATIGYLSITANYTDQWEKWWKNPEQVELYQFMAKDNVPFHSVVFPCSALGAEDNYTLVSHLIATEYLNYEDGKFSKSRGVGVFGDMAQNTGIPSDIWRFYLLFVRPESQDSSFSWTDLMLKNNSELLNNLGNFVNRAGMFVCKFFGGCVPKMMLTPDDQRLLAHVTLELRQYHQLLEKVRIRDALRCILNISRHGNQYIQVNEPWKRIKGSEADRHRAGTVTGVAVNMAALLSIMMQPYMPTVSTTIQTQLQLPPAVCALLPTDFPCLLPAGHQIGIVSPLFQKLENDQIESLRKRFGGGQLEDSLELKAKVSKAEAPTELADPEQIKLLTDAVTKQGNFVRELKAQKADKAQVAAEVAKLLELKQNLALAEGKPLDPPKGKKKK; this comes from the exons ATGCGGCTTTTCGTGAGCGAAGGCGCCCCGGGGAACCTGCCGGTCCTGGCTGCGGCCGGGCGGGCTGGGGCCAGAGGCGAGCTGCTTATCAGCACCGTGGGCCCCGAAG AACATGTAGTCCCATTCTTGACTTGGCCTAAACTTCCAGTCCTGAAACTAGACAGTGGCCACTATCTCTTTTCTACTAGTGCAATTTGCAG gtatttttttctgttatgtgGTTGGGAGCAAGATGATCTCACTAATCAGTGGCTGGAATGGGAGGCAACAGAGCTACAG CCCGTTCTTTCAATTGCCCTCTACAACTTAGTGGtccaaggaaagaagggagaggatgTCCTTTCTCCTGTCCGAAGGGCATTAATCCACATTGACCACAGCCTGAGTCGACGAAGCTGCCCTTTCCTGGCTGGG GATTCAGAGTCTTTGGCTGACATTGTTCTGTGGGGAGCACTGTATCCTTTACTCCAAGATCCAACTTACCTTCCTG ATGAACTTGCTGCTTTACAGAGCTGGTTCCGGACCCTGAGTGTCCAGGAACCATGCCAGCAGGCTGTTGAATCTGTCCTGAAGAAGCAGGGGGCCTTGGCTCTCCGAACGTATTTGCAGAAACAGCCACAGCCCATTGTTCCCTTAGAGAGGCCTGTCAGCAATGAACCTGAG GAGGATGAGCTGTCTGCCCATACCCTTTCTGAGGAGGAAATTGCCATGGCTGTAACTGCGTGGGAGGAAGGACTGGAGGCTCTGCCTCCCGTTAGACCACGGCAGAATCCAGT GTTGCCGGTGGCTGGAGAAAGGAACGTGCTCATTACCAGCGCCCTTCCCTACGTCAACAATGTCCCACATCTTGGCAACATCATTGGTTGTGTCCTGAGTGCTGATGTCTTTGCCAG GTACTCTCGACTTCGCCAGTGGAATACATTGTACTTGTGTGGGACAGATGAGTATGGGACAGCGACAGAAACCAAAGCCATGGAGGAGGGCCTCACACCACAGCAGATCTGTGACAAGTACCACGCCATCCATACTAACATCTACCATTGGTTTAACATCTCCTTTGACTTCTTTGGTCGGACCACCACTCCGCATCAGACCAA GATCACCCAAGACATCTTTCAGAGGCTGCTGTCACGGGGcttcttgttcaaggacacagtGGAGCAGCTTCGGTGTGAGCGGTGCTCCCGATTCCTGGCTGACCGATTCGTGGAGGGTGTGTGCCCATTCTGTGGCTACGAGGAAGCCCGAGGCGATCAATGTGACAAATGTGGCAAGCTCATCAATGCCATCGAGCTCAAG AAACCTCAGTGTAAGATTTGCCGGGAATCCCCCGTGGTGAAATCTTCCCAACATTTGTTCCTGGACCTGCCCAAG CTGGAGAACCGCCTGGAGGAGTGGTTGGGGAGGACTCTAGCTGGCAGTGACTGGACGCCCAATGCTCGATTCATCACCCGCTCCTGGCTCCGGGATGGACTCAAACCACGATGTATAACTCGTGACCTCAAATGGGGTACCCCTGTGCCCTTAGAGGGCTTCCAGGACAAG GTATTTTATGTTTGGTTCGACGCCACAATTGGCTATCTGTCCATCACAGCTAACTATACTGACCAGTGGGAAAAATGGTGGAAGAATCCGGAACAG GTGGAACTCTACCAGTTCATGGCCAAAGACAACGTCCCCTTCCACAGTGTTGTCTTCCCTTGCTCAGCCCTGGGAGCTGAAGACAACTATACCTTGGTCAGCCACCTCATTGCCACAG AATACCTGAACTATGAGGATGGAAAGTTTTCTAAGAGCCGAGGTGTGGGGGTGTTTGGGGACATGGCTCAGAACACAGGCATTCCATCTGACATCTGGCGCTTTTACCTGCTCTTTGTTCGACCTGAAAGCCAGGACAGCTCGTTCTCCTGGACTGACCTGATGCTCAAGAATAATTCTGAACTGCTCAATAATCTGGGTAACTTTGTCAACAG AGCTGGGATGTTTGTGTGTAAGTTTTTTGGGGGCTGTGTGCCTAAGATGATGCTGACTCCGGATGACCAGCGACTGCTTGCCCATGTCACGTTGGAGTTACGACAGTACCACCAACTGTTGGAGAAGGTCCG GATTAGAGATGCCCTTCGCTGTATCCTTAACATCTCTCGGCATGGTAACCAGTACATTCAGGTGAATGAACCCTGGAAGAGAATCAAGGGCAGCGAGGCTGACAG gcATCGTGCTGGCACAGTGACAGGCGTGGCAGTGAACATGGCGGCCCTGCTCTCCATCATGATGCAGCCCTACATGCCTACAGTCAGCACAACTATCCAGACCCAGCTGCAGCTCCCACCTGCAGTCTGTGCTCTCTTGCCTACCGACTTCCCATGCCTCCTGCCTGCTGGGCACCAGATTGGCATA GTTAGTCCGTTGTTCCAGAAGCTGgaaaatgaccaaattgaaaGCCTGAGAAAGCGCTTTGGAGGGGGCCAG CTAGAAGATTCCTTGGAGTTGAAG GCTaaagtttccaaggcagaagcccCCACTGAACTAGCAGATCCTGAGCAGATCAAGCTCCTCACTGATGCTGTGACAAAACAG GGCAACTTTGTCCGAGAATTGAAGGCCCAGAAGGCTGACAAAGCCCAGGTGGCTGCTGAGGTGGCTAAACTTTTGGAGCTCAAGCAAAACCTGGCACTGGCCGAAGGGAAGCCTCTCGACCCTCCAAAGggcaagaagaagaaatga